Proteins found in one Canis lupus baileyi chromosome 26, mCanLup2.hap1, whole genome shotgun sequence genomic segment:
- the RAB5IF gene encoding GEL complex subunit OPTI isoform X1: MSGGRRKEEPPQPQLANGALKVSVWSKVLRSDAAWEDKDEFLDVIYWFRQIIAVVLGVIWGVLPLRGFLGIAGFCVINAGVLYLYFSNYLQIDEEEYGGTWELTKEGFMTSFALFMVIWIIFYTAIHYD, encoded by the exons ATGAGCGGCGGGCGGCGAAAGGAGGAGCCGCCGCAGCCGCAGCTGGCCAACGGGGCCCTCAAGGTGTCCGTGTGGAGCAAGGTGCTGCGGAGCGACGCGGCCTGGGAGGACAAG gATGAATTTTTAGATGTGATATACTGGTTCCGACAGATCATTGCTGTAGTCCTAGGTGTCATTTGGGGAGTGTTACCATTGCGAGGTTTCTTGGGAATAGCAGG ATTCTGTGTGATCAACGCAGGAGTCCTGTACCTGTACTTCAGCAACTACCTGCAGATAGATGAGGAAGAGTATGGTGGCACGTGGGAGCTCACCAAAGAAGGATTTATGACATCTTTTGCCTTGTTCATG GTTATTTGGATCATTTTTTACACTGCCATCCACTATGACTGA
- the RAB5IF gene encoding GEL complex subunit OPTI isoform X2, with amino-acid sequence MSGGRRKEEPPQPQLANGALKVSVWSKVLRSDAAWEDKDEFLDVIYWFRQIIAVVLGVIWGVLPLRGFLGIAGLFGSFFTLPSTMTDGVQTPPALCPVQRTLIVTAQKPDCRGTPATWNLEDPCFLDRESVCWASVFSARVVI; translated from the exons ATGAGCGGCGGGCGGCGAAAGGAGGAGCCGCCGCAGCCGCAGCTGGCCAACGGGGCCCTCAAGGTGTCCGTGTGGAGCAAGGTGCTGCGGAGCGACGCGGCCTGGGAGGACAAG gATGAATTTTTAGATGTGATATACTGGTTCCGACAGATCATTGCTGTAGTCCTAGGTGTCATTTGGGGAGTGTTACCATTGCGAGGTTTCTTGGGAATAGCAGG GTTATTTGGATCATTTTTTACACTGCCATCCACTATGACTGATGGTGTACAGACCCCACCTGCTCTCTGTCCAGTCCAAAGGACCCTCATAGTTACAGCACAGAAACCTGATTGTAGGGGCACCCCAGCCACGTGGAACCTAGAAGACCCATGTTTCCTGGACCGAGAATCAGTGTGTTGGGCATCAGTGTTTTCTGCAAGGGTTGTGAtctga